The genomic region CGGATCAAAAACCAAAGGTGTTTTTGGATATTTTTGTAGTGCCGAAACAATGCTTTCAACTAGTTCTGGCGTATGTACCATTCCTATTTTTACGGCATTAGGGAATATATCTTCAAAAATGCTGTCAATTTGTTCAGACACCGCCTGGTAAGGGATGGGGAAAATATTTTTTACTCCGGTCGTATTCTGGACGGGAAGTGCTGTTAAAACAGAAGTGGCATAACAGCCCAAAGCCGAAAAAGTTTTAATATCGGCCTGTATTCCGGCACCGCCACTACCATCAAAACCTGCGATGGTTAAAGCTGAAGCATACTTATATGTTTTCATTCCGATGTTTATGAATTTGAGTTTTAATATTTTTAGCTGTTTTTTCAGGGTATTTTGAAGCGCAAATCGCTGAAACTACGGCAATACAGTCGGCACCTGCTTTTATAATTTCACCGGCGTTACCGGCATCCATACGACCAATGGCAATTAGCGGTTTGGTGGTTAATGTGCGTATTTTTTTGATCCCTTCAATGCCCCATTCAGTTACCGTATCGGTTTTGGTGGCGGTGCTGTAAACTGGACTAATTCCCAGGTGATTGGCCACTTCCGTTTGCTCGTTTTTAAGTTGCTCCAAATATTCTATAGAGTAACCAA from Zunongwangia profunda SM-A87 harbors:
- the thiE gene encoding thiamine phosphate synthase codes for the protein MHPDFPYQLYLVIAEESCVHYPLLQVAKMAIEGGVDIIQLREKNLSTSVFIKKAEALKQLTDQYKIPLIINDNLEVAKAVDAFGIHVGNNDIPPTQIKQQWDKHKAIGYSIEYLEQLKNEQTEVANHLGISPVYSTATKTDTVTEWGIEGIKKIRTLTTKPLIAIGRMDAGNAGEIIKAGADCIAVVSAICASKYPEKTAKNIKTQIHKHRNENI